The Streptomyces sp. RKAG293 genome includes a region encoding these proteins:
- a CDS encoding NAD(P)-dependent alcohol dehydrogenase, with protein MRSYHVNSGAGIEGLSIKEHARPVPGTGQVLVAVKAVSLSNRELMVLRGNYVLPVKPDVIPVSDGAGEVVALGPGVHGVKIGDRVAATLFPSWQDGPFGLQHLPQRGGSLDGMLTELALISEDSLVPVPDHLSYQEAATLPCVGVTAWNALTGDGIGLRAGETLVTQGSGGVSLFALQYAKALGARVIATTSGPDKARRLIELGADEVIDYRATPDWAAKVVELTGGRGADRVVDVAGLLDQSLKAVAVAGHVACVGFVSGAAQPLDPGVLFASGAALRTVAVGSRSQFLAMNRAMAVNRIHPVIDREFTFEEAPDAYRFYASGKAFGKVVITL; from the coding sequence ATGCGCAGTTACCACGTCAACAGCGGGGCCGGCATAGAAGGCCTGTCGATCAAGGAGCACGCGCGCCCGGTCCCCGGCACCGGACAGGTCCTGGTCGCCGTCAAAGCCGTGTCCCTCAGCAACCGCGAGCTGATGGTGCTGCGGGGCAACTACGTGCTACCGGTGAAACCGGACGTGATACCGGTGTCCGACGGCGCCGGCGAGGTCGTCGCGCTCGGTCCGGGAGTACACGGAGTGAAGATCGGCGACCGCGTTGCGGCGACCCTCTTCCCGAGCTGGCAGGACGGCCCGTTCGGCCTGCAGCATCTGCCACAGCGCGGCGGCTCCCTCGACGGCATGCTCACCGAGCTCGCGCTGATCAGCGAGGACTCGCTCGTCCCGGTCCCCGACCACCTCTCCTACCAGGAAGCGGCGACGCTCCCCTGCGTCGGGGTCACCGCCTGGAACGCGCTGACCGGTGACGGCATCGGCCTGCGAGCGGGCGAGACCCTGGTGACCCAGGGGTCAGGCGGCGTGTCGCTGTTCGCGCTCCAGTACGCCAAGGCGCTCGGAGCCCGGGTGATCGCGACGACGAGCGGCCCGGACAAGGCGCGGCGCCTCATCGAACTCGGCGCGGACGAGGTCATCGACTACCGGGCCACCCCCGACTGGGCCGCCAAGGTCGTGGAGCTGACCGGCGGCCGAGGTGCCGACCGCGTGGTCGACGTGGCGGGCCTGTTGGACCAGTCGCTCAAGGCGGTGGCGGTGGCGGGTCACGTCGCCTGCGTGGGCTTCGTCTCCGGCGCGGCACAACCCCTGGACCCCGGCGTACTGTTCGCCTCCGGCGCCGCCCTGCGCACGGTGGCCGTCGGCAGCCGTAGCCAGTTCCTCGCGATGAACCGGGCCATGGCCGTGAACCGGATCCACCCGGTCATCGACCGGGAGTTCACCTTCGAAGAGGCCCCCGACGCGTACCGCTTCTACGCCTCGGGCAAGGCCTTCGGCAAGGTCGTCATCACGCTCTGA
- a CDS encoding DUF4236 domain-containing protein → MPITFRKSFRIFPGVRLNVNRKSLSLTVGSKGGHRTWSTTGRRTTSTDLPGPFGYRHTDTRD, encoded by the coding sequence ATGCCCATCACCTTCCGCAAGTCGTTCCGGATCTTCCCGGGCGTCCGCCTCAACGTGAACCGCAAGTCGCTGTCCCTGACCGTCGGTTCGAAGGGCGGTCATCGCACCTGGTCGACCACCGGCAGAAGGACCACTTCCACGGACCTCCCGGGCCCCTTCGGCTACCGCCACACCGACACCCGCGACTGA